The following coding sequences lie in one Silene latifolia isolate original U9 population chromosome 5, ASM4854445v1, whole genome shotgun sequence genomic window:
- the LOC141655765 gene encoding cytochrome P450 CYP72A219-like: protein MEIRLSSIVISLACVLVVTLSWSVLKWVWFNPKRWERILRKQGFQGNPYKLLYGDSKDKARMTMEARSKPMSELSNDHLPRTQPFYHHTVKNYGKRCIMWNGPIPMVNISEPEAMREIFTKINEFQKPQVNPILKVVATGLVLLEGDTWAKHRKLLNPAFHMEKLKFMLPAFSASTTEMINTWDEMVSETGSCEVDVWPHLHKLSADVISRAAFGSSYEEGRRTFELITEQLKLAVPIINQLYIPGWRYVPTKVNKRIMQLDKEIKSLLMEIIKKRENAIKAGAKPKDDLLGVLLESNANKNHKIAISLEEVVDECKIFFLAGQETTSTLLVWTLILLGKHQDWQQLAREEVLNAFGDKAPDFHGLNQLKTVNMILQEVLRLYPPPTEANRTVCKDIKVGDIFLPAGVLVHMSLLHVQQDESIWGSDAKEFKPGRFSQGMSKATNGKMSFFAFGWGPRICIGSNFAMTEARLALVLILQRFSFDISPSYAHAPAVMATLQPQFGAPIILKRLSH, encoded by the exons ATGGAAATAAGGTTATCGTCAATTGTGATATCATTGGCTTGTGTTTTGGTGGTGACATTGTCATGGAGTGTCTTAAAATGGGTATGGTTTAATCCCAAGAGATGGGAAAGGATTCTTAGAAAACAGGGATTTCAAGGAAACCCTTACAAACTCTTGTATGGAGACTCTAAAGATAAAGCTCGGATGACTATGGAAGCTAGATCCAAACCCATGTCTGAATTATCGAATGATCATCTTCCTCGTACCCAACCTTTCTACCACCATACCGTAAAAAACTATG GTAAAAGATGTATTATGTGGAATGGACCAATACCAATGGTGAACATTTCAGAGCCAGAAGCAATGAGGGaaatatttactaaaataaatgaaTTTCAGAAGCCACAAGTAAACCCAATTCTGAAGGTGGTGGCCACTGGTTTAGTTCTATTAGAAGGTGATACGTGGGCTAAACATAGGAAACTACTTAATCCAGCATTTCACATGGAGAAGTTGAAG TTCATGCTTCCAGCGTTTAGTGCAAGCACAACGGAGATGATCAATACATGGGATGAAATGGTGTCGGAGACTGGTTCATGCGAGGTAGACGTATGGCCACATCTTCATAAGTTATCCGCGGATGTCATTTCTCGAGCTGCTTTCGGAAGTAGCTATGAAGAAGGCAGGAGAACTTTTGAACTTATCACTGAGCAGCTTAAATTGGCGGTTCCAATTATTAATCAACTTTATATCCCTGGATGGAG GTACGTGCCAACAAAGGTAAATAAGAGAATAATGCAACTTGATAAGGAAATCAAGTCTTTGTTAATGGAGATAATTAAGAAGAGGGAAAACGCAATAAAAGCAGGAGCGAAGCCTAAGGACGACTTATTGGGCGTACTATTGGAGTCGAATGCTAACAAAAACCACAAGATTGCGATTAGTCTTGAAGAAGTGGTCGATGAGTGCAAGATCTTCTTCTTAGCCGGTCAAGAGACCACTTCGACTTTGCTTGTTTGGACGTTGATTTTGTTGGGTAAGCATCAAGATTGGCAACAACTAGCTCGAGAAGAGGTCTTGAACGCATTTGGTGACAAAGCACCTGATTTCCATGGATTAAATCAACTTAAAACG GTGAACATGATACTACAAGAGGTATTGAGGCTATATCCACCACCAACAGAGGCAAATCGGACAGTTTGCAAAGACATCAAAGTCGGAGACATCTTTTTACCAGCCGGAGTTCTAGTTCACATGTCACTACTCCATGTTCAACAAGACGAATCCATATGGGGTTCCGATGCTAAAGAATTCAAACCAGGTAGATTTAGCCAGGGCATGTCCAAGGCTACAAACGGAAAGATGTCATTTTTTGCATTTGGTTGGGGTCCTAGAATTTGCATAGGATCAAATTTCGCCATGACTGAAGCAAGATTGGCCTTGGTCCTGATTCTACAGCGTTTCTCTTTCGATATTTCGCCGTCTTATGCTCATGCCCCTGCTGTCATGGCCACACTTCAGCCTCAGTTTGGTGCTCCTATTATCTTGAAACGATTGAGTCATTAA